A genomic stretch from Deltaproteobacteria bacterium includes:
- a CDS encoding DUF502 domain-containing protein: protein MIKRTFITGLFIILPILVTYWILAFIFGAVNGTVTPILTHFIEFVAPGQWLQHAFMEYFAPIVSFIIAVSVIYLVGLVGGNVLGRQIIRLLEALVLRIPMVRGIYSAVRQFFDTFSHNKATAYRGVVLVEFPRAGSWAMGLLTGSATKEISKHAQNNLVSVFIPTTPNPTGGYLIFIPESQVIRLSISVDDALKMIISCGVLTPANSKLAK from the coding sequence ATGATTAAAAGAACTTTCATTACGGGCTTGTTTATTATTTTGCCAATATTGGTAACTTATTGGATTTTGGCATTTATTTTTGGTGCGGTTAATGGCACCGTCACCCCAATTTTGACACATTTTATTGAATTTGTTGCTCCAGGTCAGTGGTTACAACATGCTTTTATGGAGTATTTTGCACCGATAGTTAGTTTTATTATCGCGGTATCGGTGATTTATTTAGTTGGTTTAGTTGGTGGTAATGTTTTAGGTCGACAAATCATTAGGTTATTAGAAGCTTTAGTACTGCGCATACCCATGGTGCGTGGTATTTATTCTGCAGTACGGCAATTTTTTGACACCTTTTCACATAACAAAGCTACGGCTTATCGTGGAGTGGTGCTAGTGGAGTTCCCGCGTGCCGGTAGTTGGGCAATGGGTTTACTGACCGGTAGTGCCACCAAAGAAATATCAAAGCATGCACAAAATAATCTAGTAAGTGTATTTATCCCAACTACCCCTAATCCAACGGGGGGATACTTAATTTTTATTCCTGAATCACAAGTAATTCGTTTATCAATATCGGTTGATGATGCGCTAAAAATGATCATTTCATGTGGGGTGCTGACACCAGCTAATTCAAAGTTAGCAAAGTAA